A window of the Mesotoga prima MesG1.Ag.4.2 genome harbors these coding sequences:
- a CDS encoding cyclic nucleotide-binding domain-containing protein → MVSSGGLILKGFDSEDKVYLEGDLADPLSVVGGEHSGDLLCVGDSAILVGDRDELKEYLVSRPERLEKLFVDVEKDLSLCSGKGPFDLDEFTASLVAKKQCWLEEYPPLLFGEKSLYRKGIRLIERKEYPSAQEVLRSYLDQYQNSPLSRPVKLFYAFSCFLNDFLEDALASIMDILESAEDEISRIARFFVCHMGLFESGFKFLYKGPRYSSDLFRILKADYRRIRKADSDRIVFEEGRKAGSVLFLLKGEIALLKKRGDKNSVLFTIKSPSSIGEIQVLSRSKWDTTLKIKSNSEYILIDRDKLVQYLIHKSPQDGFRMVEYLLGYIRQTSVT, encoded by the coding sequence GTGGTATCGTCGGGCGGGCTCATCCTCAAAGGATTCGATTCTGAAGACAAGGTCTATCTGGAAGGAGATCTTGCTGACCCACTATCGGTAGTTGGTGGGGAGCACAGCGGAGATCTTCTTTGCGTTGGTGATTCTGCAATTCTTGTTGGTGACAGGGACGAGTTGAAAGAGTATCTGGTCTCCAGACCGGAAAGGCTGGAGAAGCTGTTTGTTGATGTTGAAAAAGACCTGAGTTTGTGCAGTGGAAAAGGGCCTTTTGATCTCGATGAGTTTACTGCATCTCTTGTCGCCAAAAAGCAGTGTTGGCTAGAAGAGTATCCTCCTTTGCTTTTCGGAGAGAAATCGCTCTACCGAAAGGGTATCAGACTGATTGAGCGAAAAGAGTATCCCTCTGCTCAAGAGGTTCTGAGAAGCTACCTTGATCAGTATCAGAATTCCCCTTTGTCAAGACCTGTTAAGCTGTTCTATGCTTTTAGTTGCTTTCTTAACGATTTTTTGGAAGATGCCCTAGCTTCAATAATGGATATTTTGGAATCCGCAGAAGATGAAATCTCAAGGATCGCGAGATTTTTCGTTTGCCACATGGGTCTATTTGAATCCGGCTTCAAGTTTCTTTATAAAGGTCCGAGATATAGCTCGGATCTTTTCCGGATTCTAAAAGCGGATTATCGTAGGATAAGAAAGGCTGACTCAGACAGAATCGTCTTTGAAGAAGGTAGAAAGGCTGGAAGCGTGCTCTTTCTTCTCAAGGGTGAGATAGCCCTTCTGAAAAAGAGAGGAGACAAGAACTCGGTACTGTTTACGATCAAATCGCCAAGCTCCATTGGCGAGATCCAGGTTCTTTCAAGAAGCAAATGGGATACTACATTGAAAATCAAGAGTAATTCGGAATACATCCTAATCGATAGAGACAAACTTGTTCAGTATTTGATACACAAGTCTCCCCAAGACGGATTTAGGATGGTTGAGTACCTTCTTGGATACATTAGACAAACGAGTGTTACTTAA
- a CDS encoding D-alanine--D-alanine ligase family protein, with translation MSRRIAVVYGGFSSERDVSVKSGSNISKSLERLGAEVIGFDLKRDRIASLLSLKADLFFLALHGKFGEDGTVQGLMELAGLPYTSSDSRTSAVCFDKEITYRLVKAEVDLPLWKKVISEKDLEGWKIFPCVIKPTREGSSIGVFICDDASTLINRTRLLLDVYDSLLLEEYIDGREITVSIIDSREGIKVLPVLEIKPKRRFYDYEAKYTPGLTEFVVPAPIERSTLESIIEKSVAVYKLLGCRDFARVDGILKGGVFYFLEVNTIPGMTDLSDLPMSARAAGMTFDDVVLDIIEAADKRNRRES, from the coding sequence ATGTCTAGAAGGATTGCCGTTGTTTATGGAGGGTTTTCCAGCGAGAGAGACGTCTCTGTTAAGAGTGGAAGTAACATTTCGAAATCTCTCGAGAGGCTCGGCGCCGAAGTGATCGGTTTTGATCTCAAAAGGGATAGAATCGCGAGTCTACTCAGTCTAAAGGCCGATCTCTTCTTTCTAGCCCTCCACGGCAAATTTGGCGAAGATGGGACAGTGCAGGGGTTGATGGAACTTGCGGGATTACCCTACACTTCTTCTGATTCCAGGACAAGCGCGGTTTGCTTCGACAAAGAGATTACATACAGGCTTGTGAAAGCGGAAGTCGATCTGCCTCTATGGAAGAAAGTGATTAGCGAGAAGGATCTCGAGGGCTGGAAGATATTTCCGTGTGTAATAAAGCCCACTAGAGAAGGATCGAGCATTGGAGTGTTTATTTGTGACGATGCTTCAACTCTCATCAATAGAACCAGGTTACTGCTAGACGTGTACGACTCCCTTTTGCTTGAAGAGTATATCGATGGAAGAGAGATAACCGTTTCGATCATTGATTCAAGGGAAGGCATTAAAGTTCTACCGGTGCTTGAAATAAAACCAAAAAGACGTTTTTATGATTACGAAGCCAAATATACTCCTGGCTTAACTGAATTTGTCGTTCCCGCCCCGATAGAAAGAAGTACACTTGAATCGATAATCGAAAAGTCGGTCGCGGTTTACAAGCTTCTTGGCTGCAGGGATTTTGCGAGGGTGGATGGGATACTAAAGGGAGGAGTGTTTTACTTTCTTGAGGTAAATACCATTCCGGGTATGACTGACCTGAGCGACCTACCGATGTCGGCGAGAGCGGCCGGGATGACCTTTGATGATGTCGTTCTAGATATAATTGAGGCGGCCGATAAAAGAAACAGGAGGGAATCATGA
- a CDS encoding DegV family protein, producing the protein MIGIICDSVVDLPVELAERDDVYVVPIMVVLGEKSYREGVEISKSEIADYLDYNFARTSLPSPADVTEAFETMYSKGYDELLVVNLSSGLSGTYNLFKTIGEQFVSEHHSVKVESIDSLSLSGGIAMLVHKAIRMKERGDSLRVIASDLRSRAGIKNIVYFVLPTLKYLKQSGRIGKLQGSVGEILDVKPIGTINSGGIFILSGRARGMKKAVEKMVDRLIVAVKGKRVLCLALYHSGNDSDTLALVEWAKRKIISLSETLLTGELSSAILVHGGRGIIGVGALIA; encoded by the coding sequence ATGATAGGAATTATCTGTGACTCAGTAGTAGATCTTCCTGTGGAATTGGCTGAAAGAGATGATGTTTACGTCGTCCCTATTATGGTAGTCCTCGGTGAAAAATCCTACCGTGAAGGTGTCGAGATAAGCAAATCGGAAATCGCCGATTATCTGGACTACAACTTTGCCAGGACTTCACTGCCAAGCCCGGCAGACGTAACGGAAGCCTTCGAAACAATGTATTCAAAAGGTTATGATGAGCTGCTTGTGGTGAACCTCTCCAGCGGTCTGAGTGGTACTTATAACCTTTTCAAGACGATTGGTGAACAGTTTGTCAGCGAACATCACTCGGTTAAAGTTGAGTCAATTGATTCTCTCTCCCTTTCAGGTGGCATTGCGATGCTGGTTCACAAGGCGATAAGAATGAAGGAAAGAGGGGATTCACTTAGGGTGATTGCCTCAGACCTTAGAAGCAGAGCTGGAATAAAAAACATCGTCTATTTCGTTTTACCGACACTGAAGTATCTGAAACAAAGCGGTAGAATTGGTAAACTTCAAGGATCGGTTGGGGAAATTCTCGATGTAAAGCCGATAGGGACAATTAACAGTGGTGGGATTTTTATTCTTTCAGGTAGGGCACGAGGCATGAAAAAAGCAGTGGAAAAGATGGTGGATCGCTTGATTGTTGCTGTTAAAGGGAAAAGAGTTCTATGCCTAGCTCTTTATCATTCTGGAAACGATAGCGATACTCTCGCGCTCGTTGAATGGGCTAAGAGAAAAATCATTTCTCTATCTGAAACACTTCTTACCGGAGAGCTGTCTTCGGCAATACTGGTCCATGGTGGTAGAGGGATCATAGGCGTTGGTGCGCTGATTGCTTGA
- a CDS encoding DUF3783 domain-containing protein, protein MSEAGHKRSILLYCDRSAFERLLDLFADVSLIDCKGQENEIIGEILENGEGVRKEKTGNGEDGLCYAVFDGFSDESLGNAIDTIRHYTGREWVFATTTESNLSWRMNELLIELTEEHNYFRKARQKKVE, encoded by the coding sequence ATGAGTGAAGCAGGACACAAACGTTCGATTCTCCTTTATTGTGATAGGTCAGCTTTTGAAAGACTCCTAGACTTATTCGCCGACGTCTCGTTAATCGACTGCAAGGGGCAAGAAAACGAGATAATCGGAGAGATACTGGAAAATGGGGAAGGGGTTCGGAAAGAGAAGACAGGCAACGGAGAAGATGGCTTATGCTATGCAGTATTTGATGGCTTTAGCGATGAGTCTTTGGGAAACGCGATCGATACAATCCGTCATTATACTGGAAGAGAGTGGGTCTTTGCCACCACAACTGAATCAAATCTCAGTTGGAGAATGAATGAACTCCTCATTGAACTGACTGAAGAACATAATTACTTTAGGAAAGCGAGGCAGAAGAAAGTTGAATAA
- the fba gene encoding class II fructose-1,6-bisphosphate aldolase: MPYVNTKEILERANKEFYAVPALNINNLEFLQAIIDAGVEEHSPVIIETSEGAIKYAGNGDIKLGAKLFVSMVESYARNVDIPVSLHVDHGKNFKIIMAAIQAGYSSVMIDASEFPFEKNVAETKKIVEIAHSLGVSVEAELGRLVGIEDNVAVESHEAALVDPDEAKLFAEETGVDFLAPAIGTSHGAFKFKGEARLDFARLKKVKDLTGLPLVLHGASSVPEDIKKLAETYGADFKGAKGVPGEILAESVKFGINKVNTDTDLRMAFIASLREFLSKNPGEFDPRKYFKTPKELVKNVIRERLRLLGCSNKA, from the coding sequence ATGCCTTACGTAAACACGAAAGAAATACTCGAAAGAGCAAATAAAGAGTTCTATGCAGTACCGGCACTGAATATCAACAATCTTGAATTTCTGCAGGCAATCATCGATGCTGGAGTGGAAGAACACTCTCCGGTAATTATCGAAACTTCCGAAGGTGCGATTAAGTATGCAGGAAATGGTGACATTAAACTGGGAGCAAAGCTTTTCGTATCGATGGTCGAAAGCTATGCGAGGAATGTCGATATTCCCGTTTCATTGCATGTTGACCACGGAAAAAACTTCAAGATAATCATGGCGGCAATTCAGGCTGGCTATTCATCAGTAATGATTGATGCGTCCGAATTCCCGTTTGAAAAAAACGTTGCAGAGACGAAAAAAATTGTGGAGATAGCCCATAGTCTTGGCGTATCAGTCGAAGCCGAGTTGGGTAGACTCGTTGGAATAGAGGATAACGTTGCTGTCGAATCTCATGAAGCGGCACTGGTTGACCCGGATGAGGCAAAGCTGTTTGCAGAAGAGACGGGAGTAGATTTTCTGGCGCCTGCAATTGGAACTAGCCATGGGGCCTTCAAATTCAAGGGAGAAGCGAGACTGGATTTTGCAAGACTCAAGAAGGTTAAGGATCTGACAGGCCTACCGCTCGTTTTGCATGGAGCTTCAAGTGTTCCGGAGGACATTAAAAAGCTTGCCGAAACCTATGGAGCCGATTTCAAGGGAGCTAAAGGAGTTCCTGGGGAAATCCTTGCTGAATCGGTGAAGTTTGGAATAAACAAAGTGAATACCGATACTGATCTAAGAATGGCTTTTATTGCTTCGTTGAGAGAGTTCCTTTCGAAGAATCCCGGGGAGTTCGATCCGAGGAAATACTTCAAGACACCCAAGGAATTGGTTAAGAATGTAATCAGAGAAAGGCTGAGACTTCTAGGTTGTTCTAATAAAGCATAG
- the hslV gene encoding ATP-dependent protease subunit HslV yields MKTFHGTTILVLRKKGKTVIVGDGQITIGDTVMKGTARKVRKLGDGSVLAGFAGSVADAMTLFEKFEEKLHESNSNLKRAAVNLAKDWRTNKILKNLQALLLVADRESILLISGNGEVIEPDEEVLAIGSGGSYALAAARALLRNSQLEAEEIAVKSMEIASEICIYTNTNFTMETLGGEKQ; encoded by the coding sequence ATGAAGACTTTTCATGGTACTACAATACTCGTTCTCAGAAAGAAGGGAAAGACGGTTATAGTCGGAGATGGTCAGATAACTATTGGAGACACCGTAATGAAAGGTACGGCGAGAAAGGTTAGGAAACTTGGCGATGGTTCAGTTCTTGCAGGCTTTGCGGGCTCTGTAGCTGATGCGATGACTCTTTTTGAGAAGTTTGAAGAAAAACTGCATGAATCCAACTCTAATTTGAAGAGGGCTGCCGTGAATTTGGCCAAGGATTGGAGGACAAACAAGATCCTTAAGAATCTTCAGGCACTTCTCCTGGTAGCGGACAGAGAGAGTATCCTACTGATATCTGGGAACGGTGAAGTTATAGAACCCGATGAAGAGGTTCTGGCTATCGGTTCTGGAGGTTCCTATGCATTGGCCGCTGCGAGGGCTCTTTTGAGAAATAGCCAACTGGAAGCCGAGGAAATTGCGGTTAAGTCTATGGAGATAGCTAGCGAAATTTGCATATACACAAACACAAATTTCACCATGGAAACACTCGGAGGAGAGAAACAATGA
- a CDS encoding GNAT family N-acetyltransferase, whose product MNNNSFQRIQELSRVDVVNILNLVFSDYVLRMHWTLESFERDVRENNISLSESFVMNVEGIHTGIVLLSFREKRARIDLMGVIPGFRREGVGFKMVDEAIRIAKWKGCDRIVLEVPEKDKRAIAFYEKFGFRHRRELITFFIRRPGIGDFSTKESDSGKVVECALYVMDKYKRNPEWEREPASFHHLERYNFDTVIDEQGREIAYCVWQERDSVFYVKDCGPTRAASFKEAIGAICSIAKSKNLTPLFPTVPDNDPLFAEAQEFEPEILLKQSEMIFKIH is encoded by the coding sequence TTGAATAACAACTCTTTCCAAAGAATCCAGGAGCTTTCAAGGGTCGATGTCGTCAATATTCTGAACTTAGTCTTTTCCGACTACGTGCTCAGGATGCACTGGACTCTTGAAAGCTTTGAAAGAGACGTTAGGGAGAATAACATTTCTCTTTCGGAATCATTTGTCATGAACGTAGAGGGCATCCATACAGGAATTGTCTTGCTCAGTTTCAGAGAAAAAAGAGCCAGGATAGATCTTATGGGCGTCATTCCCGGTTTTAGAAGAGAAGGCGTAGGGTTCAAAATGGTTGACGAGGCAATTAGAATTGCTAAATGGAAAGGCTGTGATCGAATTGTCCTGGAAGTTCCCGAAAAAGACAAAAGAGCGATCGCTTTCTATGAGAAGTTTGGATTCAGACATAGACGTGAACTTATCACTTTCTTCATAAGAAGGCCGGGAATTGGCGATTTTTCGACTAAAGAATCTGATTCAGGAAAGGTAGTTGAATGCGCACTGTATGTAATGGACAAATACAAGCGAAATCCAGAATGGGAAAGAGAGCCCGCATCGTTTCATCACCTTGAGAGATACAACTTCGATACAGTAATAGATGAGCAGGGTCGAGAAATTGCTTATTGCGTATGGCAGGAGAGGGATTCAGTTTTTTATGTTAAGGACTGTGGCCCAACAAGAGCCGCTTCCTTCAAAGAGGCAATAGGCGCAATCTGCAGTATTGCGAAAAGCAAGAACCTCACACCGCTATTTCCAACAGTACCCGATAACGACCCTCTATTCGCCGAAGCGCAGGAATTCGAACCGGAGATTCTCCTTAAGCAGAGCGAGATGATTTTTAAAATCCATTGA
- the dprA gene encoding DNA-processing protein DprA, with product MERAEYAAIALSGDFSPSEMEEIENSGISDTHLFRCRTDLNKVKLKRFQKSFPDVAKILSRFTKFITFKDVQYPEALRNTFEPPSVIFFEGDPGLLNSRNILAIVGSRKADGYGASIAKEYAKSLSEKGITIVSGLAVGIDAQAHIGALEGRGSTIGVLGTGIDVAYPASNRTLIKSVKQKGCVISEFLPGTPPLKQNFPKRNRIISGLARAVFVVQATMRSGSLITARLALENGRDVFAVPGDINRRNSEGTNWLIKNGAKLISECIDIIDEFPEISFEEPQSGNLQSRVLDLLGNGPLTFGELLLMTDFSSKDLIVELTNLQLGGYIFEENGRWNRT from the coding sequence ATGGAAAGAGCAGAGTACGCCGCAATAGCACTTTCTGGAGATTTTTCTCCATCAGAGATGGAAGAGATCGAAAATTCGGGAATTTCAGACACTCATCTTTTCAGATGTCGGACCGATCTAAACAAAGTTAAACTGAAGAGGTTTCAAAAGAGTTTTCCCGATGTGGCGAAGATTCTCTCCAGGTTTACGAAATTCATAACATTCAAGGATGTTCAATATCCCGAAGCTCTCAGGAATACCTTTGAACCGCCTTCAGTAATATTTTTTGAGGGTGACCCTGGACTTCTAAATTCAAGAAACATTCTCGCCATAGTGGGTTCGAGGAAAGCGGATGGATATGGAGCATCGATTGCCAAAGAATATGCGAAGTCGCTCTCTGAGAAAGGGATAACCATCGTAAGCGGTCTTGCGGTCGGTATTGATGCTCAGGCTCATATTGGGGCTCTTGAGGGTAGAGGCTCTACAATAGGAGTACTGGGGACGGGTATCGATGTAGCCTATCCAGCGAGCAACAGAACGCTCATAAAGTCGGTTAAGCAAAAGGGGTGTGTGATTTCTGAATTTCTCCCCGGAACGCCGCCCCTAAAGCAGAATTTCCCGAAGAGGAACAGAATAATTTCAGGCTTGGCCAGGGCAGTCTTTGTAGTGCAGGCTACTATGAGAAGCGGCTCGCTAATTACTGCAAGACTCGCGCTTGAAAACGGAAGAGATGTTTTTGCTGTGCCTGGAGACATCAACAGAAGAAACTCTGAAGGCACGAATTGGTTAATTAAGAATGGGGCAAAACTGATTTCCGAGTGCATAGACATTATCGATGAGTTTCCTGAAATCTCATTCGAGGAACCTCAGTCTGGGAACTTGCAGTCAAGAGTCCTTGATCTTCTAGGCAATGGTCCCCTCACTTTTGGAGAACTACTATTGATGACGGACTTTTCCAGCAAAGATCTGATCGTTGAACTCACAAATCTGCAGCTGGGAGGCTACATCTTCGAAGAAAACGGGCGATGGAATAGAACTTAG
- a CDS encoding acetate kinase, which yields MKILVINCGSSSIKYQLLDAASENVLAKGLLERIGISGSKLSHRKGEKKYEFEKDIADHTEGLELIIEVLQSEETGVVKNINEIEAVGHRVVHGGERFASSVLIDDEVVSEIEANNFLAPLHNPANIEGIVAAKKILPSVPHIGVFDTAFHQSMPESSYLYAIPYDLYRKYKIRKYGFHGTSHRYVAERAAVMMERPLKELKIITAHIGNGASVAAVKNGRSVDTSMGFTPLEGLVMGTRSGDIDPAIVPFLQEQEGLSAGEVNDLLNKESGMYGLTEGRFSDMRDIEERAMKNEPTCKRAHDIYEYRLAKYIGAYAAAMNGVDAIVFTAGVGENSPYLRANVIDKYLGYLGISIDVEKNKIRGKETMISTTDSKVKVFVIPTNEELVISRDTSRIVKNGLKELKLWEE from the coding sequence ATGAAGATCCTTGTAATTAATTGCGGCTCGTCTTCAATTAAGTACCAGCTTCTTGATGCCGCAAGTGAAAACGTGTTGGCAAAAGGGTTGCTTGAAAGGATAGGTATTTCCGGATCAAAACTCTCTCATAGGAAAGGCGAGAAGAAATACGAGTTCGAAAAGGACATTGCTGATCACACTGAAGGCCTTGAACTAATAATTGAGGTTCTTCAGTCAGAAGAGACTGGAGTTGTGAAAAACATCAACGAAATTGAGGCCGTCGGTCACAGAGTGGTTCACGGTGGAGAGAGATTCGCATCTTCCGTTTTAATAGACGATGAAGTTGTAAGTGAGATAGAAGCGAACAATTTCCTTGCACCTCTTCACAATCCGGCCAACATTGAGGGTATTGTTGCAGCGAAGAAGATTCTTCCATCTGTTCCTCACATCGGGGTTTTCGATACGGCATTCCACCAATCGATGCCAGAATCATCTTATCTCTACGCCATACCTTACGACCTATACAGAAAATATAAGATAAGAAAATATGGTTTTCACGGCACTAGCCATAGATATGTTGCGGAGAGAGCAGCTGTCATGATGGAAAGACCTCTCAAAGAACTGAAAATTATAACTGCTCATATTGGGAACGGTGCATCTGTTGCGGCAGTCAAGAACGGGAGGTCTGTTGATACCTCAATGGGATTCACACCGCTTGAGGGGCTCGTCATGGGGACGCGATCCGGCGACATTGATCCGGCTATCGTTCCTTTCTTGCAGGAGCAAGAAGGATTATCGGCTGGGGAAGTAAACGACCTGCTGAACAAAGAAAGCGGTATGTATGGGCTTACTGAAGGGCGGTTCAGTGATATGAGGGATATAGAGGAACGTGCAATGAAAAACGAGCCGACTTGCAAAAGGGCACATGATATATATGAATACAGACTGGCGAAATATATTGGCGCTTATGCGGCGGCAATGAACGGAGTCGATGCGATAGTGTTCACCGCAGGCGTAGGAGAGAATAGTCCCTACTTGAGAGCCAATGTGATCGACAAGTACCTCGGCTATCTTGGCATATCGATTGATGTAGAGAAAAATAAAATCAGAGGAAAAGAGACCATGATTTCCACAACTGATTCGAAGGTAAAAGTCTTCGTTATCCCAACTAATGAGGAACTTGTTATCTCTAGAGATACCAGTAGGATAGTTAAGAATGGTTTGAAGGAATTGAAACTGTGGGAAGAGTGA
- a CDS encoding fumarylacetoacetate hydrolase family protein, whose protein sequence is MCQGKNYLDHLLDTGIRKEDKKYNMFFNKSSASVTGPNSPIVRPKGVRLLDYEVELGLVMKASIDRPINVEFSHMHEYIGGIVIGNDISARDIQLPQSQFFKGKSYRSFCPLGPFIFLIGRDEMKYLESLTVELKVNGVTKQRASTSNMIYKPWETLSELSEFSDLEAGDVILTGTPKGTALSQKKGLRTWLRRLLGESKRWEIFIREQEKSGRYLANGDVIESRIFSSDGRIDLGVQRNRVVYEEGNDHDRNYL, encoded by the coding sequence ATTTGTCAAGGAAAGAATTATCTCGACCATCTCCTTGATACAGGAATAAGAAAAGAGGATAAGAAGTACAATATGTTCTTCAACAAATCATCGGCTTCTGTTACCGGTCCAAACTCACCAATTGTGAGGCCAAAGGGAGTCCGCCTCCTCGACTATGAAGTTGAGCTCGGTTTGGTTATGAAGGCGTCTATAGATCGGCCTATCAATGTTGAGTTTTCTCATATGCATGAGTACATCGGAGGAATTGTAATAGGCAACGATATTTCGGCGAGAGACATTCAGTTACCTCAATCTCAGTTCTTCAAGGGCAAAAGCTATCGATCATTCTGCCCGCTTGGACCCTTTATCTTTCTAATTGGCAGAGATGAAATGAAGTATCTGGAGAGTTTAACGGTTGAGCTTAAAGTAAATGGAGTGACAAAACAGAGAGCTTCAACTTCGAACATGATCTACAAACCATGGGAAACACTGTCGGAACTGAGCGAATTTTCCGATCTCGAGGCCGGAGACGTTATACTTACGGGTACACCAAAGGGAACGGCTCTTAGTCAAAAAAAAGGCTTGCGTACTTGGCTCAGAAGATTACTTGGCGAATCAAAAAGATGGGAGATTTTCATCAGAGAACAGGAGAAAAGTGGAAGATACCTGGCAAATGGAGACGTAATAGAATCCAGGATATTCTCTTCAGATGGCAGGATAGACCTCGGTGTTCAAAGAAACAGAGTTGTTTATGAGGAGGGAAATGATCATGATAGGAATTATCTGTGA
- the hslU gene encoding ATP-dependent protease ATPase subunit HslU — MNREELDELTPKRIVEELDKYIVGQDKAKRAVAVAMRNRIRRQKLPEEIRRDVIPKNILMMGPTGVGKTEIARRLAELTGSPFTKVEATRFTEVGYVGKNVESIIRELVDVGVNMVKQEKMGEVEGKASYQVEERILEALVPGPQTKAAGPRNIIELFQGQQQPKPSQEEAERIRNRREDYRDRLRSGDLEDLDIEVEVEDHSQQMIMIPGMEDMGIDMSGVLGGMVPKKTKRRKMRIADARKTLLPIEAEKLLDMDKVVAEAIERVQNRGMVFIDEIDKITFRSGSHGPDVSREGVQRDLLPIIEGTTVTTKYGQIRTDYILFVAAGAFHTAKPSDLIPEFQGRFPIRVELDALSQKEFLRILVEPKNAITKQYMALLETEGVKVTFTEDGLREIARVSHSLNEKIENIGARRLYTVVEKVLEEVSFNAPEVPQEIVVDVNYVNERIGEIAADEDLSAFIL, encoded by the coding sequence ATGAATAGAGAAGAACTTGACGAGTTGACTCCAAAGAGAATAGTGGAGGAGCTTGACAAATATATAGTAGGACAGGATAAAGCTAAGAGGGCAGTCGCTGTTGCGATGAGAAACAGGATCAGAAGACAAAAACTCCCTGAAGAGATAAGAAGAGACGTAATACCAAAGAACATTTTGATGATGGGGCCTACTGGAGTTGGAAAGACGGAGATCGCTAGAAGATTGGCCGAGCTCACGGGTTCACCCTTCACAAAGGTTGAGGCCACCAGGTTCACCGAAGTGGGGTATGTCGGGAAGAATGTCGAATCAATAATCCGAGAGCTGGTAGACGTAGGCGTCAACATGGTCAAGCAGGAAAAGATGGGCGAAGTAGAGGGGAAGGCATCCTATCAGGTTGAAGAGAGAATTCTGGAGGCTCTCGTCCCCGGACCTCAGACGAAAGCAGCGGGTCCCAGGAATATCATTGAGTTGTTTCAAGGCCAGCAACAACCGAAGCCGAGTCAAGAAGAGGCCGAAAGAATAAGGAATCGCAGGGAAGACTACAGAGATAGATTGAGAAGCGGCGATCTTGAGGATCTCGATATCGAGGTCGAAGTTGAAGATCACAGTCAGCAGATGATAATGATTCCGGGAATGGAAGATATGGGAATCGATATGTCAGGCGTTCTGGGCGGAATGGTACCGAAGAAGACCAAGAGAAGAAAAATGAGAATTGCTGATGCTCGTAAGACGCTTCTACCGATTGAGGCTGAAAAGCTTTTGGATATGGACAAAGTTGTAGCCGAAGCGATCGAAAGGGTGCAGAACCGCGGTATGGTCTTTATTGATGAGATTGATAAGATTACTTTCAGAAGTGGTTCCCATGGCCCCGATGTTTCAAGAGAGGGAGTTCAAAGAGATCTTCTACCGATCATCGAAGGGACCACCGTAACGACAAAGTACGGTCAGATAAGGACCGATTACATTCTCTTCGTTGCCGCGGGGGCCTTTCACACTGCCAAGCCTTCAGATTTGATTCCGGAGTTCCAGGGAAGGTTTCCGATCAGGGTCGAGCTTGATGCGCTTTCTCAAAAGGAGTTTCTGAGAATCCTTGTCGAGCCGAAGAATGCAATAACAAAGCAATACATGGCTTTGCTGGAGACTGAAGGAGTAAAAGTTACGTTCACTGAAGACGGTTTAAGAGAAATCGCGCGGGTTTCACACAGCCTGAACGAGAAAATCGAGAACATTGGAGCTAGAAGACTCTACACAGTTGTTGAGAAAGTACTCGAAGAAGTTTCATTCAATGCTCCTGAAGTTCCTCAAGAAATTGTAGTTGACGTCAACTATGTTAATGAGAGGATCGGCGAAATTGCCGCCGATGAAGACCTGAGTGCATTTATCTTGTAA